The genomic region TCTTGTTGAGGACTGCTGTTGGTATCCGAGCTTATCTCGGAAATGAGTTTTCCGTTCTTGCAATCAAAGCATTGTTAATTGATAGTGCTGAACGTAATGGAAATGACCGGATTGATGTTGGATGGGGAAGAATCCCTGATAATCTTCTATCCCTTATCACTTGCGGAGATGGTACATCAAGAATTGTTTACCAAGGAGAACTAATAGCAGGAAAATATTTACGGGTACATATACCTCTACCCAAACAACTGCAAGGAATGATTTCTCTAAAAGCTACTATCTGTTATACTACAGAAATTGACCCAGAAAATTCCGATGCATATACAGAAGCAGGAATCGAAGTAACTTTTCGTCCAGATAAAACAAAGAATGAAGATGGAAAACAAGCTACATCAAAAAGCTTTTTCTCAAAAAAAATTTTCGCAACAGAAAAAGAACTAAGAAATGATGCCGGAAAATGGGAAACTGTTCTGAAAGGAAAAAGGAAGTTCAGGGCAAGTTCTCTCAAAGAACCGTGCTTTGATATTCATTATAATGCAAGAGAAAATGGTATGACTACTTCAAAGAAAAACAGACTTCACTATGCACTTATTATTACTATCCAAGCTACTAAAACAACAAATATAACAGAAAAAATCATGGAATCCTATCCAGAACTAGTACCAATAATACCGAAGTCTACTATACCTGCTACAAAAATTAGGATTTAATAGTTACAGTAATTATCAAAACCAATTACAGTTTTTTCTGTCCTGTCATTTTGATGATATAATAAATTCTATTTTGTAATATCCAAGGGAGCAGCCAACAAATTTAGGAAAAATTTTTATCAAAGTTATTGACATATGCCGAAAACTAGTATAGATTGTTTCTTGTAAATGGCATATGCCATAAATTAATTTCATATACAGGAGGCATACATATGATAATCGCAATACCAACTTTCAATTCACAAATCGTACCACACCTAGGACGGAGTATGGAAATCACCTTGTTTGAAGTCGAAGGAAAAGAAATCAAATCAGAGCGAAAAGTTCCCGTCCAAAACAATGGCCCTACAGATATCCTTGGAGCACTCAAGGATGCAGGAACCGAAGTCCTGATCTGTGACTTCGTCGGAGAAAGGGCACTGCCCTACTTACAGCAGATGCAAATCAAACTGGTCACTGGAATACAGGGAGATGCAAAGACAGCCTTGCAGTCCTATCTTGATGGTCATTTGACAAGCATCCCTGTACAGATGCAGGACATTCCTTATGGCTTAGGCCAGGGATTCGGATACGGTTGCCGTGGCAGAGGAAACGGCATGTATGGTCCTGGCCGTTCTTGCAGACAAGGGCAAGGTCGCAGCCACGGACGTGGCTTCGGGGCCGGAAACAGGGGATTTTCAGCAGGTGGTGGCAGACGCCGCAGGGACGGCAGTTGCCGGTACTGTTGATTTTCAGATATTTTCCATTTCTACTTGGTCCTTCCGGTCGGAAGGGCCTTTTCCTTCCATAGCCCTACATCATTATTTCAAGATTGCTACGATGACGGTCTTTCTTATAGTTGACCCTCACTTGGGCTACTACCTCGGCAATGACAGGCAGGTATAGGGCAACGAAGAATACTGCAATGCCAATGCGTGGAGACACCGGGGAAAAATAACAGATAAGGAACAGCCCGATGCTCACGAGCATGAACAGCCTGCCCCAGTTCCGTGCCTGCTGATGTACCTTTACTTCCCGAAGCGTACCGATGACAATAAAAGCACAAAACAGAAATATAGCAAGCGGCAATGTATAGTGTTCAAGGACAAAAGCATAGATGACCTGCATATCCCCGAGTATCAGCGTCCTCATCACCTGTGTACCCAGCAAACAAAGCAAAAAGTCCATGACCGCGTGCCCTACAGTCCAAAAACCAATGGATACCAATGTATCATGCGGCCTTTCAAGAGGAACCAGATCATAGTAGATCCACCAGATTGCAATGACAACCCACATGCCTATGAAAGCTTTCTTGAAGTTTATGGCCAGCACTTTTTCAGAAGAATAGACACCTGCAACCAGTTGTGCGACCATCTGTCCGAGAATAATCAGGACCAACCGGCTGAAACGATCCTTCAGCGCATGGGTAATACCGTACCGGACAGTTACATCCAATCCTTTCTTCCTGTTCACGGCATACACGATGAAATAGATACTGAACTGCAGCAACAAAGAGAAAATCCAAAGCATGAGACGAGCTGAACGATCAACATAGACTGAAAGTACAAACAGCAGTCCGACGATAAGACAGACCAAAGCATAAGGCTTTGAATATGGTTCGTGATCGACATCATAGACACCCGTCATCAACCAGATAAGCGCAAACAGGAACATCAGGAATGCATAGGAAAAAGCGAATCCCCTGAAATTGACTGCCAAAGGATCGGATGCATAGACGGCAACACTTCCCATACCAAACATCTGAGCGAAAGTAAACACCCTGGTCCTGACATCCTGGTTGCCATGCAGGTCGTGGTAGATACAGCTGTTGAACCAGACCCACCATCCAAGTGAAAAGATAAGGAAAAAAGTAAAAGCATGTATCCACGTCAAGGAAGCATAGGCATCCCATCGGGTAATCCGCGCAAGATAAATCGAAAAAACTATGTCATAGAACAGTTCCAATGCCGAAACTTTCCGCTCTTCTTCAACATCACTTGCCTTCCGTGGCTCCTGCCACCAGTATTTGATGCTCTCAGACAATCTCATATCTATACCGGTCCTTCCTCAAAGCAATTCCATCGTACCTGTCGGAAGGCATTTTGCTCAAGTCCCTGCACCATTTTTTGCATACAAGAAACCGGCAACAATTGCCGTAAGAGGAGCAGTAAGAACCAAGCCGAAGCTACCTACCATCGTATTGAGGATTTCGGCAGCAACATAATTGAGATTCAGCATCTGTACCATAGGCGTCCCCTGTGCCATGAAAACCATCAGGAGTCCCATGTAGTTGCTGGAGTAAGCAAGCAACAGTGTAGTAGTCATCGTGCCGATCACAGAACGACCGACACGAAGTCCCGAGAAGACCAGCTCCTTCCTTGCCAAAGTCGGGTTATGCCGCTTCACCTCTTCCATGGCTGCCGCCACGTCCATCGAAATATCCATTACCGCTCCCGAAGCTGCCAGGAATACACCGGCAATGAAAATTTTCGTCAGGTTCAGGTACGCATACCCGCTGTACAGCAAAGTCTCAGTAAAAGGTTTCACGGCTCCGCTGAGACGGAAAAGCCTGGTAAAGACCGTTGCAAGCAGCCAGGTCACTATAATTCCGGAAGCTGTGCCGAGAAAAGAAGCCAATCCCTTCTTTGTCATCTCTCCTATGAGAAAAAGGATGACAGCAGAAAGCAACAGGACTACGATCATGGACACAAGTACAGGATCGAAGCCCTTGAGAAAGACAGGAAGCATGACCTTCCAGATCATCGCGCCGGAAAACAGGAAAGAAACCAAGGCCTTTATTCCTGTCATACCGGCAAACAAAGCAAGAAAAATCGAAAAGAGTACGAGCAGCATACATTCATAAGGTAACCTGTCATAGCCTACCAACGTGGCCCCCATGAGTTTACCGTCCTTGACATAGGGAGTTGCAAGCACTTTCATTCCAGGTTCATATACAGTATCAAGCTCCATCTTGCCAAGGAGCCTGTTGACACCTTTTATTTCTTTCCCGGCATAGGTTCCCGAAAGTATCCGCACCATAACAGACTGCTGCCCGACTTTTGTAATGCCATATTGTTCCATATGTGTATCGTCAACGCTGAGTACCAGGGCTTTTACCGCTGACGGGACGGTAGGTTTACTCGTGCCCAGCGAAATCGGCAGGAAAACCATGACAAGACTCAGCACTGACAGCAACACGGTGAATGACAGGTCAAAACGCTTGCCAAGGGCAGTCTTCATCATGATCTTCCTCCTCATCGTGTACTACTACTTCCGGATGCCAAGGGCATCCGCCATTACCTTGTAGATGTCCACATTGTCCATCATTCCATTGACCAGCTGGCTGTCAGGTCCTTCTGCATAGGTTGCAACAGGAACTGCAGTGTGTGAGTAAGTCGTCCAACCGATACCGGCGCGGCTGTTGAGGACATGGGTAATCTCCATGACAAACGGTTCGTAGCCACCATAAAGCAGGTAATCATCAGTATAGGCCGACTTGATCACTTCTCCGTCCATGCTCCTCTTGAGAGCCGCAGCAAGCTCAACGCTTTCCTGGGCGGTAAGGTTGTCAAGTCCGAAGTAATTCTTCAGATCACCTTTCAAATCATCAAGACTGCAGTTTGCTGCAGTATGGGTTTCCTTATACTGGGCAAAGGCATTTTCCGTATAGTTTTCATA from Spirochaetia bacterium harbors:
- a CDS encoding YibE/F family protein, which codes for MMKTALGKRFDLSFTVLLSVLSLVMVFLPISLGTSKPTVPSAVKALVLSVDDTHMEQYGITKVGQQSVMVRILSGTYAGKEIKGVNRLLGKMELDTVYEPGMKVLATPYVKDGKLMGATLVGYDRLPYECMLLVLFSIFLALFAGMTGIKALVSFLFSGAMIWKVMLPVFLKGFDPVLVSMIVVLLLSAVILFLIGEMTKKGLASFLGTASGIIVTWLLATVFTRLFRLSGAVKPFTETLLYSGYAYLNLTKIFIAGVFLAASGAVMDISMDVAAAMEEVKRHNPTLARKELVFSGLRVGRSVIGTMTTTLLLAYSSNYMGLLMVFMAQGTPMVQMLNLNYVAAEILNTMVGSFGLVLTAPLTAIVAGFLYAKNGAGT
- a CDS encoding low temperature requirement protein A, translating into MRLSESIKYWWQEPRKASDVEEERKVSALELFYDIVFSIYLARITRWDAYASLTWIHAFTFFLIFSLGWWVWFNSCIYHDLHGNQDVRTRVFTFAQMFGMGSVAVYASDPLAVNFRGFAFSYAFLMFLFALIWLMTGVYDVDHEPYSKPYALVCLIVGLLFVLSVYVDRSARLMLWIFSLLLQFSIYFIVYAVNRKKGLDVTVRYGITHALKDRFSRLVLIILGQMVAQLVAGVYSSEKVLAINFKKAFIGMWVVIAIWWIYYDLVPLERPHDTLVSIGFWTVGHAVMDFLLCLLGTQVMRTLILGDMQVIYAFVLEHYTLPLAIFLFCAFIVIGTLREVKVHQQARNWGRLFMLVSIGLFLICYFSPVSPRIGIAVFFVALYLPVIAEVVAQVRVNYKKDRHRSNLEIMM
- a CDS encoding S8 family peptidase, which encodes MEVSSAFLFGPISPGNAIMSPYAPITHIRILDKLSNNESPLVSYRTLGMIQDVLLSRQYEFVNLSIGPDLPIDDHEIHAWTSVIDDALANGKTFMTIAVGNNGEADRSSGNARIEVPSDCVNAVSVGASDSTDSKWKKASYSAIGPGRQPGIVKPDLVAFGGSPQEYFHTLTKGQVPIIVPQMGTSFAAPLLLRTAVGIRAYLGNEFSVLAIKALLIDSAERNGNDRIDVGWGRIPDNLLSLITCGDGTSRIVYQGELIAGKYLRVHIPLPKQLQGMISLKATICYTTEIDPENSDAYTEAGIEVTFRPDKTKNEDGKQATSKSFFSKKIFATEKELRNDAGKWETVLKGKRKFRASSLKEPCFDIHYNARENGMTTSKKNRLHYALIITIQATKTTNITEKIMESYPELVPIIPKSTIPATKIRI